Below is a genomic region from Helicobacter pylori.
ATTTCTTTAAGTTTTAACGCTCCTTCTAAAGCGAGCGGGTAAAACACATCGCGCCCGATATAAAAAAAGCCATGCCCATGCAAGTAGCGTTTGGATAGGCGCTTGATTTTTTCATGCAATTTAGGCTCTACTTTCATCGCATTCACGCTATTGAGCATGTTTTTAGCCTGGATTCTTTCTTCTTCTTTAGAGATGGTCCCTAGCTGTTTGCCTATATACACGCTCAAAAGCCATAAAAGCATCACTTGCGAAGAAAACGCCTTAGTGGATGCCACGCTCCGCTCCACCCCGGCTCTAATCAAAAGCGTGTGATCGCTGATGCGGCTCATCATGCTAAAGGGAGCGTTACACAAGCTAATGGTTTTAAGCCCTTGGGCTTTGGCTAATTTTAACGCCTCTAAAGTGTCAGCGGTTTCGCCGCTTTGAGAAATCGCTATAAAAAGCTCGTTAGGGTTGCTTTTAAAATGGGCGTAGCGGTATTCGCTCGCTAAAATGGCCCTCGCTCTTATTTTGGCTAATCTTTCAAACAGATACACGCTCGCCAAGCTCGCATGGTAACTGCTCCCGCAAGAACACAGCGTGATTTCATTCACATTCTCTAAAAATTTAGGATCGATCTCGCAATACACATTCAAGGCTTCCAAGCGCCCCTCTAAACACTCTAACAAACTGCTGTGCTGCTCATAAATCTCTTTTTCTAAATAATTCCTAAAATCCCCTTTAGAATAATCTTTATTCTCAAAAGCGTAATCTTTCATGTTTTCAATATTGTTTAAATCTTTAAAATTTTCTAAAGAAATCCGCCCCACGCTGTTTTCTTCTAAAATGACAAATTGATCCACTTTAGGGGCTAGCACGCTCAAACTGGACGCAAAAAACACCCCCTCTTTGCCCTTACCCACGATTAAAGGCGAAGAAGATTTAGCGTAAAAGAGGCTCTCTTTAGCCCTTTTATGGAGCATTAAAATCGCATAACTCCCTTTTAAAAGGCTGATGCTCTTTTCAAAAGCTTTCAACAAATCGCTCTCGCTTTTAAGCGTTTCTTCTAATAAATGCGCAATGACTTCCGTGTCCGTTTGGCTCAAAAACGCATGCCCTTTATTTTCCAATTCTTTTTTCAAGCTCGCGTAATTTTCAATGATGCCATTATGCACTAAGGCTAAATTTTCTGTAAAATGCGGGTGGGCATTCGCGCTGCTTGGCTTGCCATGCGTGGCCCATCTGGTGTGAGCGATACTCACGCCAAAATCCAAAAACTCTTTATTTTTAAGCTCTGATTTAAGGTTTTCTAATTTCCCTTGAGTTTTAAACACTTCCAAACAATCATTACTCAATACGGCTAAACCCGCGCTGTCATAGCCTCTGTATTCTAATTCCTTTAAGCCCTCTAAAA
It encodes:
- the glmS gene encoding glutamine--fructose-6-phosphate transaminase (isomerizing), which produces MCGIVGYIGDSEKKSVLLEGLKELEYRGYDSAGLAVLSNDCLEVFKTQGKLENLKSELKNKEFLDFGVSIAHTRWATHGKPSSANAHPHFTENLALVHNGIIENYASLKKELENKGHAFLSQTDTEVIAHLLEETLKSESDLLKAFEKSISLLKGSYAILMLHKRAKESLFYAKSSSPLIVGKGKEGVFFASSLSVLAPKVDQFVILEENSVGRISLENFKDLNNIENMKDYAFENKDYSKGDFRNYLEKEIYEQHSSLLECLEGRLEALNVYCEIDPKFLENVNEITLCSCGSSYHASLASVYLFERLAKIRARAILASEYRYAHFKSNPNELFIAISQSGETADTLEALKLAKAQGLKTISLCNAPFSMMSRISDHTLLIRAGVERSVASTKAFSSQVMLLWLLSVYIGKQLGTISKEEERIQAKNMLNSVNAMKVEPKLHEKIKRLSKRYLHGHGFFYIGRDVFYPLALEGALKLKEISYLHAEGYASAEMKHGPIALVDSNLFTIALLSKHLLFDKTKSNIEELSARDSTICVLSSEILEIADDFIQLEESESYMEEFFRMNLAVQLLALEIAMRLNHDVDHPRNLAKSVTVE